The Bryobacteraceae bacterium genome includes a window with the following:
- the groS gene encoding 10 kDa chaperonin produces the protein MKFRPLHDRVLAQRIEEGEEKIGGIVIPDTAKEKPQKAKVVAVGDGKVLKDGKRAALDVKAGDEVLVGKWSGTEVKIDGEEYLVLREDEILAVLG, from the coding sequence ATGAAGTTCCGGCCTCTGCATGACCGTGTGCTGGCTCAGCGGATCGAAGAGGGCGAAGAGAAGATCGGCGGCATCGTGATCCCCGACACGGCGAAAGAGAAGCCGCAGAAGGCGAAGGTCGTGGCCGTCGGCGATGGCAAGGTTCTGAAAGACGGCAAGCGCGCCGCGCTGGATGTGAAGGCGGGTGACGAGGTGCTTGTGGGCAAGTGGTCCGGCACCGAAGTGAAGATCGACGGCGAAGAATATCTGGTGCTGCGGGAAGACGAAATTCTGGCGGTTCTGGGCTGA